In Girardinichthys multiradiatus isolate DD_20200921_A chromosome 18, DD_fGirMul_XY1, whole genome shotgun sequence, a single window of DNA contains:
- the rhbdd1 gene encoding rhomboid-related protein 4, whose protein sequence is MHSRQRRSHLGLLLLASQLFQVGLDNIPPISLAVLGLNVYLFLFPAAPLLKTCVSVQQAYWFRDWSRLLLSPFHHVDDWHLYFNMVSFLWKGIKLERRLGGAWFLYLISVFSVLTGLVYLLVEALLTELMDDQSYSVACAVGFSGVLFALKVLNNHYHPGGVTYVMGLPVSNRYASWVELVLIHLTAPGTSFVGHLAGILVGLLYTSGPLKSIMKRCADFVKLNGYSSHRDTYYSSAGTSGYRGNSEGYSGNFHYAPDYSTDHTASYTGGLTEEQQLEAAIRNSLNDRGQTRERGGPPPYGFSLSQEGNAEDIRWRRLRRFDS, encoded by the exons ATGCACAGCAGACAGAGGAGATCTCATCTGGGCTTGCTATTGCTGGCCTCCCAGTTGTTCCAGGTGGGTCTGGACAACATTCCCCCCATCAGTCTGGCAGTCCTGGGTCTCAATGTTTACCTTTTCCTCTTCCCAGCTGCCCCGCTCTTAAAG ACTTGTGTGAGTGTCCAGCAGGCGTACTGGTTCAGGGACTGGAGCCGGCTGCTTCTATCGCCATTCCACCATGTGGATGACTGGCATCTGTATTTCAACATGGTGTCCTTCCTATGGAAGGGGATCAAGCTGGAGCGTCGGCTGGGTGGAGCCTGGTTCCTCTATCTGATTTCGGTCTTTTCCGTGCTCACTGGGTTGGTCTATTTATTGGTGGAGGCATTGCTAACAGAACTGATGGATGACCAGTCGTACAGCGTGGCCTGTGCTGTTGGCTTCTCAG GTGTCTTGTTTGCCCTGAAGGTGCTCAACAACCATTACCACCCAGGAGGTGTGACCTATGTGATGGGTCTGCCTGTGTCTAACCGCTATGCTAGCTGGGTGGAGCTTGTGCTGATCCACTTAACTGCACCTGG GACGTCCTTTGTTGGTCACCTGGCAGGTATCCTGGTTGGTCTGCTCTACACCTCTGGGCCGCTGAAGTCCATCATGAAGAGATGTGCAG ATTTTGTCAAATTGAACGGATATAGCTCACACCGTGACACGTACTACAGCTCCGCCGGCACTTCAG GTTATCGTGGCAACAGTGAAGGATACTCTGGGAACTTTCATTATGCACCAGATTACAGCACTGATCATACAGCATCTTATACAGGTGGACTGACAGAGGAGCAGCAGTTGGAGGCAGCAATTAGAAACAGTCTGAATGACAGAG GACAAACCCGCGAGAGAGGAGGTCCTCCTCCTTATGGCTTCAGCCTCTCTCAGGAGGGTAATGCTGAGGACATCAGGTGGAGGAGGCTGAGGAGGTTTGACAGCTGA